The region ATGCAGAGGTGCGGAAGAGCTTTACGCTGGTTCCGGGGTCGCTTTACGACAGGAGTGCCATTGGCGCGTTGGGCACGACTGCGATGCGGACCATATGTAATGGCTCACCGCTGCGGATGGGATTGCAGAAAGATCAAAAGACGCATGAGGTAGATGTGATGTTTACCTGTCCGGGGAAACGGTAAAAGCAGTTCAGCATCTGCAGTTTAGTTGTTCGTGAAGTGCTGCCAGCCCTGGGGTTTTAGGGTTTTGTTGTCGAGGAGGATTTTTCTGTCAGTGATTTCGCCAATTTGAGTGGCTAGGCTTTGGGGGATTTTTTGGGCAGAGGTGAACAGGAGTTCGTAGTCCTCGCCGCCGTGGAGGGCTTGGGTGAGGGTGGCTGTGGGGTGGATGGGGATAAGTTCGGAGTGAATGGCTGCGCCGACGCCGGAGGCTTTGCAGAGATGGGTGAGATCGGTGGAGAGGCCGTCGGATAGGTCGATGCAGGCGGTGGCTAGCTTGCGGCGGAGTAGGGTCTGGCCGAGATTGAGGCGGGGTTGAGGGAAGGTTTGGGGACCTGATGAAAAGTCAAGATTGGCTAGCTGGGCTGCGGAGCCACCCAGGGGGCCGGTGACGTAGATCTTGTCGCCGGGGCGGGCGGTGCTGCGGCGCAGGGAGCGGCCCCGGGGGGCGTGGCCCAGAAGGACGATGTCGGCGAGGATGTGAGGGCCGGGAGCCTGGGCGGTGTCGCCGCCGGCGAGGGGGACTTTGTGGGCTTTGGCGAGGGCAAGGAGGCCTTTGAGATAGCCATCGAGCCACTTGGGGTCGTAGTCCACGGGGAGGGCTATGGAGAGGAACGCAGCCAGGGGAGTGGCACCCATGGCCGCGAGGTCGGACAGGCCGCGGGCGAGGGTCCGGTGGCCGGCGGATTGGGGGGTGTGCCAGTCGCGGCGGAAGTGGCGATTTTCAAGCGAAAAATCCGTGGTGACGAGGATCTCGTGACCGGGGGGCGGGGTGAGGATGGCGCAGTCGTCGCCGATGCCGAGACGCAGGGTGCGAGAGGTGGTGGGGCCGGCTAGACGGCGGATGCGGTCGATGATGTTGAGTTCTGAGGGAGGTGGCATGGAGTCTGTTCCCATTTACTCACAGGGGATGGCGCGGAAAGGGGATGCCCTGGGACGGAAGTTGGTTGCTGTCGGTTACGGATGTTGTTACCTTGGTGTAGTAAGCCCATGCAGTTGCGAGAATCGGGAATGGCATTTTGCGAATGTCATTTGAATAGCGGGATTGAGTGAAACGTCCTGGCCGCCGACATCGTCTCTGCTTATGTTGCGTCAGCCCAGGCGGTTGCGTGGCTAAATCAGGGCACAAGGTTTGGTTTTGAGTTCAAAGAAGCGCTTCTACATCCTGTTTGTCAGTCGCGATGAAGATGGGACGATCCAGAAGGTTCCCGTCCCGCTGAGGTACGCGTACGTGTTTGTGGCGGCGGCGGCGATCGGTATGTTTACGATCACGGGGATGGCCGGGTCGTACTCGCGGATGCTGATCAAGACGGCCCGTTTCAACCAGCTCCGGCACGATCAGGACACGCTGCGGAAGGACTATGCGAGCCTGGAGATCCAGGCGAAGCAGAAGGATGTGCAGGCTGCGTCGCTGGGTGCGCTGGCGACAGAGATCTCTTCTTTGTACGGGATGACGGCGAACAAGCTGACGGCGGTTCGGGGTGGCGGGGGCAAGATCAAGGATGTGGCGGCCAAGGCTCCGGCACCGGGGACTGCTCCGCTGAAGGATGCACCGGCAGCGATGACGTATGACGCTTACTACAAGTCGCTGGACTCGTTCTATGCGCTGAGGACGAATGCAATGAGCGGGGATACGGCCCGGTTTCTGACGGGACCGAGCGACGTCGGGCGGATTCGCAACCCACTGATGCCGGGGCATGATCTGTTTGAGGGCAATGCCCTGACCGCAGCGGCGTTTGCTCCTACGCTTTGGCCGGTGACGGGACCCATCACAAGCAGCTTCGGGGAACGGGAAGATCCGATCCTGGGCAATGGGGATGGCGAGTTCCACCCCGGTCTGGATATCTCCGGGCCGCTGGGGACTCCGATCCATGTGACGGCGGACGGGGTGGTGACGTCGGTGGACTGGGTGAATGGGTATGGGCGGCTAGTGGAGGTCGACCATGGACATGGGGTTAGAACGCGGTACGGGCATATGAGCGGGTTTGCCGTGACTGCGGGGCAGACCGTGTCGCGTGGAGATGTGATTGGCTACATCGGACACACGGGCCGGACGACGGGCAACCATGTGCACTACGAGGTCCGGATCAACGGGACGGCGGTGAATCCGCACAAGTATCTGCGGATGACGCTGGCTGAGTTTGGATCGGGAACTCCGGCGGGATTGTAGCTCGAGGATTGGACCCTACCGGGCCAAGTATCTAAAGTCTTCAATTGAAAGGGCTTAGGTCTGGACTTGGTCCAGACCTGTTTACCGAGTTGCAACGAGCGGTCACTTATTTTGGAGGGTGCGCGACTAGTGGACGGGCTGGTCGGGGCGGCCCAGGACACGGTCGTACTCGTACTTGTCGCTGGTGGTGCCGAGGCTTTCGTTGAAGAGGTTCATCTCGCCGGTGGCGGCGTTGAGCTCCGTGGTGAAGTCGTGGAGGGCGCGGAGATGGTCGGCGGTGGCCGGGATCTCAAGCTTGGTGGATTTGAGAAACTTCTGGTAGCCCTTGTCGACGAGGCGGGTAATTTCGCCGTTGAGGAGCCAGCCCGGTCGAGCGAGCATCATGGCGGACGAGCCGCTGGGCTTGGACGAAGCGCTCATGGAGGCGGCTCCGTCGAAGGCCGCGGGGGCGATGGTTGCTGCGGCGATCTCTGCGGCGCAGCCGTATTTGGAGATACGAACGGCACCTGCGGTTCTGCGTGCACCTTCGTGGGCGGCTGCAACATCAAATTTCTGGCTGCCGAGCAGGGCGAGGACGTCGTTGAAGGTTCTGGACTGCGATTTTTTTGCCATAAGTTAGACTCTGAGATAACTGTCGCACATCCGCCGAGGAAGCTCAACGAGACGCGGATGGAGTGGACACAAGGATTTTGATGCCGACGATGACCGCAACAACGACATTGGGGACCGGGCTGC is a window of Granulicella tundricola MP5ACTX9 DNA encoding:
- the thiL gene encoding thiamine-phosphate kinase, with product MPPPSELNIIDRIRRLAGPTTSRTLRLGIGDDCAILTPPPGHEILVTTDFSLENRHFRRDWHTPQSAGHRTLARGLSDLAAMGATPLAAFLSIALPVDYDPKWLDGYLKGLLALAKAHKVPLAGGDTAQAPGPHILADIVLLGHAPRGRSLRRSTARPGDKIYVTGPLGGSAAQLANLDFSSGPQTFPQPRLNLGQTLLRRKLATACIDLSDGLSTDLTHLCKASGVGAAIHSELIPIHPTATLTQALHGGEDYELLFTSAQKIPQSLATQIGEITDRKILLDNKTLKPQGWQHFTNN
- a CDS encoding M23 family metallopeptidase; protein product: MSSKKRFYILFVSRDEDGTIQKVPVPLRYAYVFVAAAAIGMFTITGMAGSYSRMLIKTARFNQLRHDQDTLRKDYASLEIQAKQKDVQAASLGALATEISSLYGMTANKLTAVRGGGGKIKDVAAKAPAPGTAPLKDAPAAMTYDAYYKSLDSFYALRTNAMSGDTARFLTGPSDVGRIRNPLMPGHDLFEGNALTAAAFAPTLWPVTGPITSSFGEREDPILGNGDGEFHPGLDISGPLGTPIHVTADGVVTSVDWVNGYGRLVEVDHGHGVRTRYGHMSGFAVTAGQTVSRGDVIGYIGHTGRTTGNHVHYEVRINGTAVNPHKYLRMTLAEFGSGTPAGL